The segment caatTGCATGAGCAATACACATGTATTTTTAGTCACTCAAAAATACAAATCTGTtgaattcagaaaagaaatttaaagttCTGGGTTCTATCTTTTAGCTCTGACTCTTCACACAGGCAAAACTAAAAGTGGAGTCACTGGGaggactttttgttttgttttcttggtgaGGGAAAGAGGTTTTCAGTATACAGCTGGTCTTCAGAATTTATGGCAGAGAGTAGTCAAATCTCACATTGGGCTGCTCCTCCAGATTCAGTGGGGTAGCCTAGATTTCTAACTAGGAAGGAAGAGACTTCTGGCCCTCTACTGCAGAATAATTTCAATCAACTTTTAAGATTCTCAGTGGTTCTTAACAGCTATTGATAGGAAACCATGAATACAGGAATATTTGACAGCTTACCAAGCCAAGGGGTTGGTAATGGCAAGGGTGTCATTTCAAGGAAAACACTaattgaaacaaacaaatgaaaaaaagcagcCTGGTCTCTTCTTGAGAATTAATGCTGACTCCCCAAAGACACTGGATTTCTTTGACAAATCCCCCTCCCTTGGATTCCCAGTTAAGTCCGACACAAGTCATGCATTACACCAGATGGGTTTTGAGTGTGCCTTGCCCAGTTAAGTGTTCCTGTGGGTGCTGAGTCTCAAGCTCAGCTCATTGATCCATTCTCAAGAAGACCCAGGGCAGGAGAGATTTCCCTTCCCTCTAGAGATCTCACAGCAACACTGATTCACACCTCAGCTATGCCCAGCTGCTTTCTGTTCAACCTTAGAAAACAAAGTGCTACTGTGTCTATGGGCTACGATGTCTTTTTACAGTGCACTGAGTATTTTGAAATTCATGAAGTTTAATTAGAggtgggggaaaagggggagaggGCTATACCTGGATCATCTTCATCTCGAGGCACCTTCTTGAAGCAGTCGTTGAGAGACAAGTTGTGCCGGATGGAATTCTGCCAGCCAGCCTTGCTTTTGTTGTAGAACGGGAAGTTGTCAGCCACGTACTGGTAGATCTGGCTCAGAGTCAGCCTCTTGTCAGGAGCCCCGTGGATGGCCATGGCAATGAGGGCAGAGTACGAGTAAGGTGGTCTCACCAGCTTCATCAGCTCCTCTTGGGACGGCAGGGGAAGCCAGCCAAGGTCAGCTCCTCCCAAGCTGTGCACgttgggcaggagctgcctctgcatcCCGTACGACTGCGGAATGAAGGGGCTGGTGTTGGATCCTGGCAGGTACGATGGCGGGGTGATGGAAGGTCCATTTAGCCAGAGGTAGGGGTTGGGAGTGGCGCTGTAATCCGTCGTCTCGAAGGTGCTCGGTCGCTGCGGGCTCGGGATGTTCTGCGGGTGGAAGAAGTTCTCGTAGTAGATGTTCATCTCCGGAGGCTCTTGGCCGATATTTGGGAACTGTGGGCTGCAGCGAGGCGGGGAGTGCGTCTGTGGGTCAAAGAAGCTCATGCTTTAACCCCGGCAGCTGGGGAGTTGTGACACACCTGTGCTAGTGCTCCTTTCCTGGGACAGGTGCATCACCTGTGCCCTTCCCTAGGTACTTATGCACCTGTAAATgtttcagcctgtgctgcaggctcCACCCCGCAGCCCTGAGTGGCTGCAGATGAGGACGATATCCTTTTTGGAATGCTGGCAGTCCCAGTCAGTCATCGATGTCACATCAACCAAACGTGAAAGTTACAACTGTTTATCTTCTTAAATGAATGAAGGAATTTTCCACTAATGTGATGCACATGAAGAAAGCCTAGGGCTTCTTGAAGTTAAAATTCAGAGATCCTCCTCTTTTTACCTTTCACagtgaagcttttttttttttcctatttttttcttgttaaagaaaagccattttgtgctgctgttaGTAACACCTCAGAATGCAAAAGCCATTGTCACTAGTCAATGAAACAATAGAGATATATacttaaggaaaagaaaagaaaaaagaagagaaaaggtcAGACCTTTTCCTTTTGTAACTTTAATTGCAGACTTGCTTGTACTTCCCCCTAGGCAATCACAGTACTACAGGCAAATTCTGTGGCTGGTTACTCACGTGAGTAATCTTACTGATATAAATGGAATTAACTCCCTAAAGTAAGGATTAATCTTCTGCGGAAAAAAATTTCAAGCTTAATAATCAAACCTTTCTTTAGAGTTTAATTGGTGAACTGAGATGGGAAATCATTACGTTCTTCTTCCTCTTAGTTGCAGGATTGGTGCAGGGAGCTCGTAAAACCTCTCAGCACAACTTCCAAACAGGAAAGCAGTGACAGTGTTTGGCACAGCTTTTTTAGCCAGGTTCCGGTAACTTCATCTGTATCTATACAAAGAAAAGCTGATTCCTTAAAATTAACTAATAAGGAAAAACCTCTAGCCCTTTTATGATTTGCAGAAATCATAGTGCTTTGCATGGCACCCTGCATGTTTGAGGgaggaaagagcagagctgcaatCTCACCACCCCTGCCTCAGGATGGCAGCTCTCCCTCCACTGCATGAACGTCTGCActggagggagagcagagctgcagttccCTTCACAGtgatatttgcatatttttttgtGGTTAAGGCACACACATCATTTAAAACTTGCCTCAGCCCTAATACCCATGCAATCAAAGAAAGTCATGGTATGACAGGGCCTTACACATAGCTCTTGTACTAtaatttctgcagaaacacCAGTTTTGTCCCATGGATTTGAATTCCTGGCTCTACCAAAGGCCTTTTACTTTgtcacacatttatttttatcttttgtgCTGTAGCACAACCACCAAGTCTCTCCACTCCCTAAGAATTAGTGATTCACTAATGTCATGTCCATATTGCTGCTTTGAAaggtatgaaaaaaaattccattggAAATACTGCTAAAATATTGAGTACAGCATGACAAAGCAAGCCAATTTGCCAGCTCAGAAATGCAGCTCTACAGCTGTTACTTTAAAAATCCATGCTTTCACTGCACAGAAAATCATTTGTAGCACAACAAACAAGCTGCTACTTTAATTTGAATGGCTGAGAGCTCAGAATATGTAAATGCTAAATAACCTGTTCAGAGACACACATTAAACAGTCAACAGTTAAGTGGAGCATGGTGGGACTGGCTTATTTTCTAGGTGACAACTACTGTGTAAAAGGTGACTTGgacaagaaaaaaggaagaaaaaaaatattttttcaggagCTCATAATGTGAGCCTCCTCAAGGGGCTAATCTGCAATAATCTTTTTCACCATAAGAATCTGAGTTACAAACatgcaaaatattatttgagCAACATCCCCTACATCTTCCTAGTTAACTTTCTAACATAgagttatattttaaaattatatatggATTCCTCCAAATAGTGGTAGAAATATTGCTAATAATAGCAATTCATTTAGAGAAGAGTCAATAGAATAAAACATATAAGAAACACTAGTAAAACCACATTTAGAATTAACTGAAGAGCAGAATATAGTGAGAAAGGTAAACATCATACATTTTTGACCTGCTCAATGAATTAGATTTTTGCCAAAAACCccttgaaaacaagaaaaacttgTAAACTTATTTCAAGAAGTAAAAAATTCAACTAACTGCACCATGGACTTTGATGAGTGACATCTAAATACTCATTCCCTGAGGTATGCTGCATGCACAGTGACAATAAAAACACACTCAAGTGGATGCTGAGTGAAAACAAGCTTTGAAAAAAGCCCAGGCAttgcaaagggaaaaagcaTTGCTGGGGAAGGCTGGAAGATCTCCTGTGCCCATGACTGCTGCTGAAGCTCCGTGCAGtgagcaggggcagccccagctgtgctgtgctgctgcctggggatgcccagccctgccagccctcccaCCTGAGCAAAGTGTCCCAGCAAGGCAGGGACTGGTGTGGCTGAGGAGGGAAAGTGCTGCTTTTACAGCAGGGAGGTGCAGACACATCTGGGCTGCTGCCCATGGAGCTGTGAAAGGGGGGCAAAGTCTGATCCCTCCCTggcatggctgtgctggcacagcttccagcagggacacgatcccatcagcagcacttccaggctGGCTGGGCCTGATTTACTCAGACTATAAACCGTGCCAGGAAAAAGGCACTTTGTCAGTACTCTGGGCAcaccttgctgctgctgcacacactcCTGGGTGCTCTTCTGCTGCAGATGCTCCTTTGCAGGCAAGGAGGCAGCAAGGAGAGAACCAACCCTGTTCAAGCTCTGGTGGCTGGGTCAGAACTGGAGGAAATTGAGTCTAACCAGGAATACTGTCCTGGGGTCTTCACCACTCATAGTCTTCCTTCTGGCAGGGCTGAAAGAAGGTAGTAATCCCAAAAGTgtagaaaagagaaggaaaaccagTGAGGCTTCCATATAAAGGGGCTGGGAAAAAGTGGCATGCTGACCAAGCTATGCTAACAGATCTTGTTTAGGGATTAAAAAACCTACAAATAAATTGGAGACTGCTGCTGGAGAAAGTTTAGTGATCATTATTTCCAAATGCATTGGGTCAGTAAGGTCTGACTAGGCAGGACACATCATATTTTTAACATCTCTTTACTGCattccagcactgcacagccctgagtCTCTACCAGCTGGAAGCCTGGTCAACCACAGACTATTGTCAAACCCAAGACTGTTGATAACTCTTGCATTGTACAAATATTTGCTCCTCTCAGTTTCTTGAGTGAAGCTCCAAAATCTGCAGGGTTGGGGCCCTGCCCTGACAGAACCATTGTTATCCATAGGTTTTTTAGGTCATC is part of the Oenanthe melanoleuca isolate GR-GAL-2019-014 chromosome 13, OMel1.0, whole genome shotgun sequence genome and harbors:
- the FOXI1 gene encoding forkhead box protein I1; the encoded protein is MSFFDPQTHSPPRCSPQFPNIGQEPPEMNIYYENFFHPQNIPSPQRPSTFETTDYSATPNPYLWLNGPSITPPSYLPGSNTSPFIPQSYGMQRQLLPNVHSLGGADLGWLPLPSQEELMKLVRPPYSYSALIAMAIHGAPDKRLTLSQIYQYVADNFPFYNKSKAGWQNSIRHNLSLNDCFKKVPRDEDDPGKGNYWTLDPNCEKMFDNGNFRRKRKRKSDIEASAAALASEKSEDSTLTGSPKAAEHQDILESSSPGTDNSPEKESPPPSSSSPCLSNFLSSMTAYVHGSNSGSRSGPVGLSSEPIDKMGQNMVGFNSYSPLSSIPSHGVGDWSNSMPSAHLGHSNSVLNQFNTHFYSSLSTNNTLYSREGTEV